A single Ignavibacteriales bacterium DNA region contains:
- the lpdA gene encoding dihydrolipoyl dehydrogenase: MAKEYDLIVLGGGPGGYVAAIRAGQLKLKTAIIDKDNLGGVCLNWGCIPTKSLLKNAEMYDNLNNHASDFGISFSDLKFDFTKIIKRSRDISDRITKNVEMLVKKNKVERYRGFGKLTSRNTIDILDKDGKVAETVTAKHIIIATGASPRILPNIPVDHKNIITSTEAMSLPEQPKELIIIGAGAIGIEFAYFYSVLGTKVTVIEMLDNILPIEDKEVSELLEKNFKKRGITIHTKTSVEKAEVKGKKVEVTINRNGEKSVISADKVLSAIGVSGNISGFGLEELGVEIYKNHIKVDKTTYKTNIEGIYAIGDVIGPPWLAHVASAEGIHCVEVIAGHHPVPVDYDNIPGCTYCQPQVASIGMTEQKAREAGYELKIGKFPFMASGKAFAIGEREGFVKLIFDAKYDELLGAHIIGSEATELIAELGLARSLEATGETIIKTVHAHPTLSESIMEAAANAYGESIHI; the protein is encoded by the coding sequence ATGGCAAAGGAATACGATTTAATTGTCTTAGGCGGCGGACCTGGTGGTTATGTTGCAGCGATCAGAGCTGGGCAGTTGAAGCTCAAAACTGCTATCATTGATAAGGATAATCTGGGAGGAGTTTGCCTTAACTGGGGCTGTATTCCGACTAAATCACTCCTGAAAAACGCTGAAATGTATGATAATCTAAATAATCATGCTTCTGATTTCGGAATTTCCTTTTCTGACCTCAAATTTGACTTCACCAAGATCATAAAAAGATCAAGGGATATTTCTGACCGGATTACAAAAAATGTTGAAATGCTGGTTAAGAAGAACAAGGTTGAGCGTTACCGTGGATTTGGTAAACTTACTTCACGAAATACCATTGACATACTTGATAAAGACGGTAAAGTGGCTGAAACCGTAACAGCTAAGCACATTATCATTGCTACAGGTGCCTCCCCAAGAATCCTCCCGAATATTCCTGTTGACCATAAAAACATTATCACCAGCACAGAGGCAATGAGCCTGCCTGAGCAGCCTAAAGAACTAATTATTATTGGTGCAGGTGCTATAGGAATTGAATTTGCATATTTCTACAGTGTTTTGGGAACAAAAGTTACTGTAATTGAAATGCTCGACAATATTCTTCCGATTGAGGATAAGGAAGTAAGTGAACTCCTTGAGAAGAACTTTAAAAAACGGGGCATTACGATTCATACAAAAACCTCAGTTGAAAAGGCAGAGGTTAAAGGGAAAAAGGTTGAAGTAACCATAAACCGGAATGGCGAGAAATCAGTTATTTCTGCAGATAAAGTACTATCTGCCATCGGGGTCTCAGGCAATATCAGCGGGTTTGGGTTAGAAGAATTGGGTGTTGAAATATATAAAAATCACATCAAAGTTGACAAGACCACCTATAAGACTAACATTGAAGGCATTTATGCTATTGGGGATGTTATAGGTCCTCCATGGTTAGCACATGTGGCTTCTGCAGAAGGAATTCATTGTGTTGAGGTGATTGCCGGTCATCATCCCGTTCCGGTTGATTATGATAATATCCCAGGATGCACATACTGCCAGCCCCAGGTTGCAAGTATAGGTATGACGGAACAGAAAGCCCGTGAAGCCGGTTACGAACTGAAAATCGGAAAATTCCCTTTTATGGCAAGCGGAAAAGCATTTGCGATCGGGGAGAGAGAAGGCTTTGTTAAACTGATATTTGATGCTAAATACGATGAGCTTCTTGGCGCTCATATCATTGGATCTGAAGCAACTGAACTCATTGCCGAACTCGGGTTAGCAAGATCTCTAGAAGCAACCGGTGAAACAATCATTAAAACAGTTCATGCGCACCCGACTCTTT
- a CDS encoding acetoacetate--CoA ligase — MNLPVFVPSKESIINSPMFQFMKFVSQRTGKDFLSYQELHLWTVEQNELFWKLLLEYSPIELTKEYSSLFNGDEMFLSRWFEGAELNFAQNLLRSKSSSFALVSHRENRPVLRISYADLNTYVASAADYLRNLGVGKGDRVAAVISNIPEAVILMLAVTSLGGIWSSSSPEFGESAILDRFEQITPKVLVGQRVYSYNGKLFSIENKIRNVRDKLPSVKQIIWTELYFDFAAGNSEQNIELLKDENTFGDLITHDAAELTFTQTAFNDPVYIMYSSGTTGKPKCIVHGAGGTLIQHYKELHLHSGLTEESKILFFTTCGWMMWNWLASGLMTGAEIHLYDGSPVYPETSRLWDIAESEQLTHLGISPKFLSLCREAHLNLKDTHQLENLKMILSTGAPLTENYYSFIYENIKKDIHISSISGGTDIISCFMLGNPLSPVFPGELQGPGLGMAVEVWSDSGKRVLLERGELVCVKSFPSMPVGFWGDSGNEKYRDSYFSYFYGIWRHGDYIEQALTGGFKVFGRSDTTLNPGGVRIGTAEIYRVVEEFQEISDSILASVTEQDDAKICLFLVLKPGITLDDALISRIRNRIKDSLSPRHIPSYFFQVSDIPRTINGKKVEVAVTKILNSQPISNTDSIVNQECLAEIRKIAGVLKKA, encoded by the coding sequence ATGAATCTTCCCGTTTTTGTACCTTCAAAAGAGAGTATCATTAATTCTCCGATGTTTCAGTTCATGAAATTCGTTTCACAGCGAACCGGTAAAGATTTCTTATCCTATCAGGAACTGCATTTATGGACTGTTGAGCAGAACGAACTCTTCTGGAAATTATTACTTGAATACTCACCGATTGAACTGACAAAAGAATATTCAAGTTTATTCAACGGTGATGAAATGTTTCTCTCCCGCTGGTTTGAAGGTGCAGAATTGAATTTCGCGCAAAATTTGCTGAGAAGCAAAAGTTCATCTTTCGCATTAGTTTCACACAGGGAAAACAGGCCTGTATTGAGGATATCATATGCAGATTTGAATACCTATGTTGCTTCGGCTGCTGATTATCTGAGAAATCTGGGTGTTGGAAAAGGAGACAGAGTAGCTGCTGTTATATCAAATATACCCGAGGCTGTTATTCTGATGCTTGCTGTTACATCACTTGGAGGAATCTGGTCTTCTTCATCTCCGGAATTTGGTGAGTCCGCGATTCTTGACAGGTTTGAACAGATCACCCCCAAAGTTCTGGTTGGCCAGAGAGTATATTCTTATAATGGTAAATTATTTTCTATTGAAAATAAAATCAGAAACGTAAGAGATAAATTACCATCAGTTAAACAAATTATCTGGACTGAACTTTATTTTGACTTCGCAGCAGGAAATAGTGAACAGAACATTGAACTGCTGAAAGATGAAAATACATTTGGTGATCTGATTACTCATGATGCGGCGGAATTAACATTTACACAAACGGCGTTTAATGATCCGGTTTATATAATGTATTCATCCGGAACTACCGGTAAACCTAAATGCATTGTTCACGGAGCAGGGGGTACACTTATTCAGCACTATAAGGAACTTCATCTCCATTCTGGTCTGACAGAGGAAAGTAAAATACTCTTTTTTACCACGTGCGGCTGGATGATGTGGAACTGGCTGGCAAGCGGGCTTATGACGGGTGCTGAGATACATCTTTATGACGGATCTCCGGTTTATCCTGAAACAAGCCGGTTATGGGACATTGCTGAATCAGAACAACTGACACATCTGGGTATTAGTCCAAAATTTCTTTCTCTCTGCAGGGAAGCTCATTTGAATTTGAAGGATACCCACCAGCTGGAAAATCTTAAGATGATTCTTTCTACAGGTGCTCCGCTGACGGAAAACTATTACTCTTTCATCTATGAAAACATTAAAAAGGATATTCACATCTCCTCAATCTCGGGGGGAACTGATATTATCTCCTGTTTCATGCTCGGTAATCCTTTGTCTCCGGTTTTCCCGGGAGAACTGCAGGGTCCGGGACTTGGAATGGCAGTTGAGGTATGGAGTGATTCAGGTAAACGTGTATTACTTGAAAGAGGGGAACTGGTTTGTGTTAAGTCATTTCCTTCAATGCCAGTTGGCTTCTGGGGAGATAGCGGGAATGAAAAATACAGGGATTCATATTTTTCATACTTTTACGGTATCTGGCGGCATGGTGATTATATTGAACAAGCTTTGACCGGGGGTTTTAAGGTATTCGGAAGATCGGACACTACACTCAATCCAGGGGGAGTACGCATCGGAACAGCTGAAATTTACCGGGTGGTGGAGGAATTCCAGGAAATTTCTGATTCGATTCTTGCATCGGTTACCGAACAGGACGATGCTAAGATTTGTCTTTTTTTGGTCCTCAAACCCGGAATAACTCTGGACGATGCCCTCATTTCAAGAATAAGAAACAGAATAAAAGATTCACTTTCACCCAGGCATATTCCGTCATATTTTTTCCAGGTTTCAGATATTCCAAGAACGATAAATGGAAAAAAAGTTGAAGTTGCTGTTACAAAAATTCTAAATAGCCAGCCGATATCAAATACTGATTCGATAGTTAATCAGGAATGCCTTGCAGAAATTCGTAAAATTGCCGGGGTTTTAAAAAAGGCGTAA
- a CDS encoding flavin reductase family protein, with protein sequence MKQIDPKTLPVPEVQRLLQGGIAPRPIALVSTLSAEGIPNLSPFSFYNVFGANPPIVVFSPSRRGRDATLKDTYFNCESTGECVIQSVTYPMVEQINLASAEFSPEIDEFIKSGLTPVPSVMVKPSRVKESPFQMECKVLEIKSYGNGGASANLVICEVILFHVAEDIMEKGVIQPDRIDLVARMGSDYYNRAVSPNIFEIVKPLNKLGIGYENLPGELKHSDILSANDLAKLANFEKIPDDEEAGQYFHNYQLSLKDASYYTEESFFRSLSSFRPEETLSHIAYRLKTGKKYHNHDYILAAKAFLQANMTEIAWYILISGKAD encoded by the coding sequence ATGAAACAAATTGATCCGAAAACCTTACCTGTACCTGAGGTTCAGAGGCTGCTTCAGGGAGGTATCGCACCTAGACCGATTGCCCTGGTTTCAACCCTGTCAGCCGAGGGAATACCTAATCTTAGTCCATTTTCATTTTATAATGTTTTTGGTGCAAATCCACCTATTGTGGTTTTTTCCCCTTCCCGCAGGGGGAGAGATGCTACACTAAAGGATACCTATTTTAATTGTGAATCCACGGGGGAGTGTGTCATACAGTCTGTAACCTATCCAATGGTTGAGCAGATTAATCTTGCTTCAGCGGAGTTTTCTCCTGAAATTGATGAATTCATAAAATCAGGGTTAACCCCGGTTCCTTCGGTAATGGTAAAACCCTCAAGGGTAAAAGAGTCACCTTTCCAGATGGAGTGTAAAGTTCTGGAAATTAAGAGTTATGGGAACGGAGGCGCATCGGCTAACCTGGTCATCTGTGAAGTAATTCTTTTTCATGTTGCTGAGGATATTATGGAGAAGGGTGTGATTCAGCCTGACCGGATAGATCTTGTTGCAAGGATGGGGAGTGATTACTATAACAGAGCTGTTTCACCGAACATATTCGAAATAGTAAAACCATTAAACAAATTAGGTATTGGGTACGAAAATCTTCCCGGTGAGCTAAAGCACTCTGATATACTATCAGCCAATGATCTTGCGAAACTAGCGAACTTTGAAAAAATTCCCGATGATGAGGAAGCAGGTCAGTATTTTCATAATTACCAGCTATCCCTTAAAGATGCTTCGTACTATACTGAAGAAAGTTTTTTCAGGTCATTAAGTTCATTCCGTCCCGAAGAAACACTCAGTCATATTGCTTACCGTCTGAAGACCGGTAAAAAATATCATAATCATGATTATATTTTAGCCGCAAAAGCATTTCTTCAGGCGAATATGACTGAAATCGCCTGGTATATACTAATTTCAGGAAAAGCTGACTGA
- a CDS encoding NUDIX hydrolase, which produces MRPSFKLYQSGLLAYKKENGQIHFLLITSRKSKKWIIPKGYIDSALTPFESAQKEAYEEAGIICKNSEKMIGEWWIQKKYGKNVVVVYCAEIVKELEQYPEKNERIKKWFSSDEAIKETAGSELSVILKKALTFIG; this is translated from the coding sequence TTGAGACCATCATTTAAGCTTTATCAGTCCGGACTCCTTGCTTATAAAAAAGAAAACGGACAGATACATTTTCTCCTGATTACATCACGCAAGAGTAAAAAATGGATTATCCCGAAAGGATATATTGATTCAGCTCTTACTCCTTTTGAATCTGCCCAGAAAGAGGCATATGAAGAAGCAGGAATAATTTGTAAAAATAGTGAAAAAATGATTGGCGAATGGTGGATTCAGAAAAAATACGGGAAAAATGTGGTGGTGGTCTATTGCGCTGAAATTGTGAAAGAACTGGAGCAATATCCGGAGAAGAATGAAAGAATCAAAAAGTGGTTTTCCTCAGATGAGGCCATAAAAGAAACTGCCGGCTCAGAGTTGTCCGTCATCCTCAAGAAGGCTCTCACTTTCATCGGATAA
- a CDS encoding regulatory protein RecX, whose translation MPYVSKVQLVSSGIYKVTIDDVRFFLEPHIFFSYKLRVGEQITEELLGQITTEAMRLQIKQRAIFLLYMRQHSQAELKRKLRTKFREHDLIDEVLRNIAEQGLLDDAQFAEHYTESLVRKHSGVNKIKAKLFEKGISREISKENLERTQDELAEEYQEGLTEEFRKKWKQLGKKNLEQKDMIIRVTRYLLSRGFTFQEIKKCINENMDQLSDESESLLEDDGQL comes from the coding sequence ATGCCTTATGTATCTAAAGTTCAGCTGGTTTCAAGCGGAATTTATAAGGTAACCATTGATGATGTGAGGTTCTTTCTGGAGCCTCACATTTTTTTTTCCTATAAGCTCAGAGTCGGGGAGCAGATTACGGAAGAGCTGTTAGGGCAAATTACCACTGAGGCAATGAGGCTGCAAATAAAACAGAGAGCAATTTTTTTGCTTTATATGCGGCAGCATTCTCAGGCAGAACTTAAAAGAAAACTCCGGACAAAATTCCGGGAGCATGATCTGATTGATGAGGTGCTCCGTAACATTGCTGAGCAGGGTTTGCTGGACGATGCACAATTTGCTGAGCATTATACTGAATCTCTGGTACGGAAACACTCAGGCGTTAATAAAATTAAAGCCAAATTGTTTGAGAAGGGTATAAGCCGTGAAATCTCAAAAGAAAATCTTGAACGGACTCAGGACGAATTAGCTGAGGAATATCAGGAAGGACTAACCGAGGAGTTCAGGAAAAAATGGAAACAGCTGGGTAAAAAAAACCTCGAACAAAAGGACATGATTATCCGGGTGACCAGGTATTTGCTCTCAAGGGGATTTACTTTTCAGGAGATAAAGAAATGCATCAACGAGAATATGGATCAATTATCCGATGAAAGTGAGAGCCTTCTTGAGGATGACGGACAACTCTGA
- the recA gene encoding recombinase RecA has translation MSSERDQKIKILEDTIGVIEKAHGKGAIMKMGDGVVAPVDFIPTGALSLDWALGIGGIPRGRITEIYGPESSGKTTLCLHIISEAQKTGGLAAFIDAEHALDVNYAKKIGVDTANLLLSQPDYGEQALEITDTLVRSNALDVIVIDSVAALVPKGEIEGEMGDAHMAMQARLMSQALRKLTGAISKSKTSVIFTNQLRSKIGIMFGNPETTTGGNALKFYASVRLDIRRVAQIKEGNDVIGNRTKVKIVKSKVAPPFKEVEFDVLYNEGISKSGDVLDLAVNFGLVKKSGAWFTYGEDRFQGREQFRMKLLEFPDMFKKLSAEVKIRLGVGEVDIDESELPQPEKAPAKKEKTPKN, from the coding sequence ATGAGCAGTGAAAGAGATCAAAAAATCAAGATTCTTGAAGACACCATCGGTGTAATAGAGAAAGCACATGGCAAAGGCGCCATCATGAAAATGGGAGACGGTGTGGTAGCCCCGGTGGATTTTATTCCAACCGGAGCATTATCGCTGGATTGGGCTCTTGGTATTGGCGGAATTCCCCGCGGCAGAATCACGGAGATCTACGGTCCGGAATCTTCAGGTAAGACAACTCTTTGTCTTCATATTATCTCTGAAGCTCAAAAAACCGGAGGTTTAGCTGCATTTATTGATGCCGAGCATGCTTTGGATGTCAATTATGCCAAAAAGATTGGAGTAGATACAGCCAATCTGCTGCTTTCACAGCCGGATTACGGCGAACAGGCTCTTGAAATAACCGATACACTGGTGCGCAGTAATGCACTGGATGTCATTGTTATTGACTCAGTTGCTGCTCTTGTACCAAAAGGTGAAATTGAGGGAGAAATGGGTGATGCACATATGGCTATGCAGGCGAGACTGATGTCTCAGGCATTAAGAAAACTGACTGGTGCTATCTCCAAATCAAAGACCTCAGTGATTTTTACCAATCAGTTAAGAAGCAAAATAGGCATTATGTTCGGTAATCCTGAAACCACTACAGGAGGTAATGCACTCAAATTTTATGCCTCAGTCCGGCTTGATATAAGACGCGTTGCCCAGATAAAAGAGGGTAATGATGTAATTGGCAACAGAACCAAGGTAAAAATTGTAAAGAGCAAAGTTGCTCCGCCATTTAAGGAAGTGGAGTTTGACGTACTTTATAATGAAGGTATTAGTAAATCAGGCGATGTGCTGGATCTCGCTGTAAACTTTGGCCTGGTCAAGAAAAGCGGAGCATGGTTTACGTATGGAGAGGATCGTTTCCAGGGCAGGGAGCAGTTCAGGATGAAACTCCTGGAATTTCCTGATATGTTCAAAAAGCTTTCCGCTGAAGTAAAAATAAGATTAGGTGTTGGAGAAGTTGATATAGATGAATCTGAATTACCACAGCCGGAAAAAGCTCCTGCAAAGAAAGAAAAAACGCCTAAAAATTAA
- the thpR gene encoding RNA 2',3'-cyclic phosphodiesterase, translating into MKIRSFLAFDLQNDFKQKLFQRFEEVHSQYPDSGRIEKAGKLHITVKFFGDSEPSRLKVLSEMLREGLRLPELEVEVDKYGYFGRESDRIVLLAQARLNPEPSEFFHSLNKILHSAGFPETGGDFKPHITLMRAKRKLPDGFLDKFLSSDVRNLRSRIRSFVLYESKLLRTGSVYHPLLEIM; encoded by the coding sequence TTGAAAATTAGATCATTCCTGGCATTTGACCTGCAAAATGATTTTAAGCAAAAATTGTTTCAGCGTTTTGAGGAGGTTCATTCGCAGTATCCTGATTCCGGAAGAATTGAAAAGGCCGGAAAACTGCATATTACAGTAAAGTTTTTTGGTGATTCTGAACCCTCCAGGTTAAAAGTCCTGTCGGAAATGCTGAGAGAAGGTCTCAGACTGCCGGAACTTGAAGTTGAGGTTGATAAATATGGATATTTTGGAAGAGAGTCTGACAGGATAGTTTTACTTGCTCAAGCAAGGTTAAATCCTGAGCCATCTGAATTTTTTCATTCACTTAACAAAATATTGCATTCGGCAGGGTTCCCGGAAACTGGCGGCGATTTCAAACCCCATATTACTCTGATGCGGGCAAAGAGGAAGCTTCCGGATGGTTTTCTGGATAAATTTCTATCATCAGATGTTAGAAATTTACGCAGCAGGATTCGTAGTTTTGTGCTTTATGAAAGTAAGTTATTAAGAACCGGGTCGGTGTATCACCCTCTCCTCGAAATTATGTAA
- a CDS encoding competence/damage-inducible protein A has protein sequence MKAAILSIGDELLIGQTINTNASYIGNLLTENQTDIVRSSVIGDDRTEILNEFDYCAAKADAVIVTGGLGPTHDDITRSCILEYFSASLIKDERVYQDIAERFARLNRVLTPLNEDQAMVPESATIMRNLQGTAPGYILKKGNCTFFFMPGVPSEMKAMMQNYVIPEIIRLRQDTGSYTIMSTLLTTGIPESVLFQKLGNLDELLKGNKLAFLPSQFGVKLRITVKAENKSAAQESLIEIEQKIRSVAGRYIYGKGEESLAEVVGRLLKERGQTVAVAESCTGGGIANQLTNVAGSSAYFERGVVSYSNAAKVEILNVNEDLIMEKGAVSEEVALEMAIGIKAISGSDIGLSATGIMGPSGGSAEKPVGTVFIGIASQEGSYARHYLMGDNRLLNKDRVIQAALELLRRHLLGIPFEN, from the coding sequence ATGAAAGCCGCTATTCTAAGTATCGGGGATGAACTGCTTATTGGTCAGACCATAAACACGAATGCTTCGTATATTGGAAATCTGCTGACCGAAAATCAGACGGATATTGTACGCTCAAGTGTGATCGGGGATGACAGAACGGAAATTCTGAATGAATTTGACTACTGTGCTGCAAAAGCTGATGCTGTAATAGTTACCGGAGGATTGGGACCAACTCATGATGATATTACCAGATCCTGCATTCTTGAATATTTTTCTGCAAGTCTCATTAAAGATGAACGGGTATACCAGGATATAGCAGAAAGATTTGCAAGGTTAAACAGAGTACTTACTCCGCTCAATGAAGATCAGGCAATGGTTCCGGAATCTGCAACTATTATGCGAAACCTGCAGGGCACTGCTCCGGGATATATCTTAAAGAAAGGGAATTGCACATTCTTTTTTATGCCCGGAGTGCCGTCAGAAATGAAGGCAATGATGCAGAATTATGTTATCCCGGAGATAATTCGTCTTCGTCAAGATACCGGAAGCTATACAATTATGTCCACACTGCTGACGACAGGTATACCTGAATCCGTATTATTTCAGAAACTGGGAAATCTGGACGAACTCCTTAAAGGTAATAAACTTGCTTTTTTACCAAGTCAGTTTGGAGTAAAATTACGTATAACTGTCAAGGCGGAGAATAAGTCTGCAGCGCAGGAATCATTAATTGAAATTGAGCAAAAAATACGTTCTGTTGCCGGAAGATATATTTACGGAAAAGGTGAAGAGTCTCTTGCTGAAGTTGTAGGGAGATTACTTAAAGAGCGGGGACAAACTGTCGCTGTGGCAGAGTCTTGCACCGGAGGAGGTATCGCGAATCAACTAACAAATGTTGCCGGCTCAAGTGCTTATTTTGAAAGAGGAGTAGTTTCCTATAGTAATGCAGCAAAGGTTGAAATTCTGAATGTGAATGAAGATCTTATAATGGAAAAGGGAGCGGTAAGTGAAGAGGTTGCTTTGGAAATGGCCATCGGAATAAAAGCAATTAGCGGTTCGGATATCGGACTTTCAGCAACAGGTATAATGGGGCCGTCAGGAGGATCAGCTGAAAAACCAGTGGGAACTGTCTTTATCGGAATTGCTTCGCAAGAAGGTTCATATGCCAGGCACTATTTGATGGGAGATAACCGTTTGTTAAATAAAGATCGCGTAATACAGGCAGCACTAGAGCTGCTGAGAAGACATTTGCTGGGTATACCTTTTGAAAATTAG
- the pgsA gene encoding CDP-diacylglycerol--glycerol-3-phosphate 3-phosphatidyltransferase, which translates to MTLPNQLTILRIILTPVFVFYFFSEGEYSGEIALVIFLIAALTDWYDGWLARKFNYISAWGKFWDPIADKILTAGAFLSLVYKGVLLGWPVYLILLRDFLVTGFRAFAEYKGFTFPTSFYAKLKTLLQMVFLYYVLILYILLNATWTAEYKSVIEMLLDNTVITFLLLAIMAITLHSGADYFWQEKKVLSKLFKADK; encoded by the coding sequence ATGACCCTGCCAAATCAGCTTACTATTCTTCGAATTATTCTTACTCCGGTATTTGTTTTCTATTTTTTTTCAGAGGGAGAGTATTCAGGAGAAATTGCTCTGGTAATCTTTCTTATTGCTGCTCTTACAGACTGGTATGACGGCTGGCTCGCGAGAAAATTCAATTATATATCTGCATGGGGCAAGTTTTGGGATCCTATTGCTGATAAAATCCTCACTGCGGGGGCTTTTCTGAGTCTTGTGTATAAAGGTGTCCTACTGGGCTGGCCAGTTTATCTGATACTTTTGCGGGATTTTCTTGTTACCGGCTTCAGAGCTTTTGCTGAATATAAGGGATTTACCTTTCCTACGAGTTTTTACGCTAAGTTAAAAACCCTTCTGCAAATGGTTTTTCTGTATTATGTCCTTATTTTATATATACTGCTCAATGCCACCTGGACTGCGGAATACAAGAGTGTTATTGAGATGCTTTTAGACAACACCGTGATCACTTTTCTTCTTTTAGCTATTATGGCAATTACTCTCCATTCCGGTGCTGATTACTTTTGGCAGGAAAAGAAAGTTCTTTCAAAGTTATTCAAGGCTGATAAATAA
- a CDS encoding DUF971 domain-containing protein — MRKHLNFLRETPLKAEPVKIRLSGGKELIIEWNDSQVSRIPLQELRKKCPCATCVAEKAGQSSKYIPLYMRDQIMVKELKAVGSYALNVIWQDGHSTGIYEYSNLRSMNLE, encoded by the coding sequence ATAAGGAAGCATTTAAACTTCTTACGGGAAACTCCATTGAAGGCTGAGCCCGTTAAAATCCGCCTCTCAGGGGGTAAAGAGCTGATAATTGAGTGGAATGACAGTCAGGTATCCAGAATACCACTACAGGAACTCCGCAAAAAATGTCCGTGTGCTACCTGTGTCGCAGAAAAGGCAGGACAGTCTTCCAAATATATACCTCTTTACATGCGGGATCAGATTATGGTTAAAGAGCTTAAAGCAGTCGGATCGTATGCACTCAACGTCATCTGGCAGGATGGACACAGCACAGGAATATACGAATACAGTAATCTGCGTTCAATGAATCTGGAATAA
- a CDS encoding phosphoribosylaminoimidazolesuccinocarboxamide synthase: MKQSIILYSSIEGLQLHRRGKVRDVYHAGEYYLIVSTDRLSAFDVVMNQGIPFKGKILNTMAVFWFSMIKDIIPNHLITANVDEIDYIPQNQKDDYRGRVMLVQKAEVVPVECIVRGYLAGTGWNDYRKTGEICGNTLPEGLIESSKLPFPIFTPSTKAEIGEHDENISIGEAEQRFGTQLIDVLNKKSLEIYKRASDYALSRGIIIADTKFEFGYNENGDLILIDEVLTPDSSRFWLEKDYQPGKMQTNFDKQYVRDFLLSINFNKQPPAPDLPEEVIQKTSHLYKEAFKLLTGNSIEG; the protein is encoded by the coding sequence ATGAAACAATCCATTATTCTCTACAGCAGCATTGAGGGACTCCAACTGCACCGCAGGGGAAAGGTCCGGGATGTGTATCATGCAGGTGAATATTATCTGATTGTGAGCACTGACCGGCTTTCTGCTTTTGATGTTGTAATGAATCAGGGCATCCCATTTAAGGGAAAGATTCTGAATACAATGGCGGTTTTCTGGTTTTCCATGATAAAGGATATAATTCCAAACCATTTGATTACCGCAAATGTTGATGAGATTGATTATATCCCTCAGAATCAGAAAGATGATTACCGGGGCAGGGTAATGCTCGTCCAAAAGGCAGAAGTTGTACCTGTGGAGTGTATAGTGAGAGGTTATCTTGCCGGGACCGGCTGGAATGATTACAGAAAAACAGGAGAGATTTGCGGAAATACACTTCCGGAAGGATTGATTGAATCTTCAAAATTGCCATTCCCGATATTTACTCCATCAACAAAAGCTGAAATTGGCGAGCATGATGAAAATATCAGTATTGGGGAAGCTGAGCAGCGATTCGGGACTCAACTGATTGATGTGCTGAATAAAAAATCATTAGAAATATACAAAAGAGCATCAGACTATGCATTAAGCCGGGGGATAATAATAGCAGATACAAAATTTGAATTTGGATATAATGAAAACGGGGATCTTATCCTCATTGATGAAGTTCTTACACCGGATTCGTCTCGGTTCTGGCTTGAAAAAGACTATCAGCCGGGTAAAATGCAGACAAATTTTGATAAACAATATGTGCGTGATTTTCTGCTCTCGATTAATTTTAACAAACAACCGCCTGCACCGGATTTACCTGAGGAAGTAATTCAGAAAACATCACACCTCTATAAGGAAGCATTTAAACTTCTTACGGGAAACTCCATTGAAGGCTGA
- a CDS encoding ATP-dependent Clp protease adaptor ClpS, translating into MGNTQQTPEPEIIESELTETELPYKVVLFNDDWHTFDEVINQIIKAVQCSVQQARKYTFEVHLKGKAIVYYGDMASCLKVSSVLEEIALHTQILG; encoded by the coding sequence ATGGGCAATACACAACAAACTCCTGAACCGGAAATAATTGAGTCTGAACTGACAGAAACTGAATTACCGTATAAGGTGGTTCTGTTCAATGACGACTGGCACACTTTTGATGAGGTGATTAACCAAATTATAAAAGCCGTCCAGTGTTCAGTGCAGCAGGCACGCAAGTACACATTTGAAGTCCATCTTAAGGGAAAAGCAATTGTTTACTACGGTGATATGGCTTCATGTCTCAAAGTTTCATCGGTTTTGGAAGAAATTGCACTCCACACTCAAATTCTTGGCTAA